TAAAAGTTGTGTGATTGTTATATAAGATTATTACTTGCGGATGTAGCTAACAATGACCAAATGAGTATTTTATGTAAAGATCTCGTACAATGTCTGtgtcatgtaatgaactttctaATCATGGTTATTTGATATATCCAAATATATGCGGCAACTATATTAGTTGCTACTTGTAAGTTCTTGATTGTTCGGGTGTATTCAATAAACACGATTTTAAAGTTCATTAcatgatataaatattttacaagatctttacataacataaacatttggtTATAATTACTTACATCTACAGATAATAATCCCTTCTTTTATATATCGGATAATACAGGTTTGAAATTTCCTTTACATATGGCAATCCAAATACTCTTTTTTCGTCTCACTCTCATTAATGAAAGAAAGATAGTCaacaattaaaaacaaaatatagatAATCATAAAGCTTTTCATATACTTGTGAAGTAAGGAATATGTTATAATcattcatgtatatatgtatgcatgaaAAAACGCGTGAAGAAAAAGGTTGTTTATGCTTTGGAGCAACTAAGTCCCGTGTGTAGAGAACTAGAGATAGATAGTGGATGGTTTGATGTTTGACTTTATTATTAACGGCTTTGACACGACATACTCGTTTGGTAACCTAGTCCGTCAATCATCATTATATTAAACTACTATACATATCAATAAATAGATTGGTATATGCCTATATGGTAGAATATGAAATTAAGGGATCTTGTGTTTAAATCCTGGTGTGAGTAAAATGCTTTCAGGAATAAAGACATACGTGAATTTCCTCTGAAATTAAAGTTGgatatataaaaagacattCCGCTAagccctttaaaaaaaatcatgttaaattaataatatttatgaaGACAAATTATTTTACAACACGAATATTTAAGATTGAACTGTATAATCCCAAACAAACTTCAATTAGTCCCATCCTCATAattaattatgaataataagagtgcgtttggttcacaaaatatttttgaaaaaaatggaatctatcaaaggaattgaaatttgacagaatgtttttttgattttttgcaaATTCAAGTGTGTGAAAGAATAagattccttcctccatccctaaggaatggagattccatcaaatgatggaatgtttacattcttaCGGAATATGATTTCTCctttaaacaaccaaacacactaaggaatgaaattcaatttcaattccatcaaattacatcgaattctgtgaaccaaacgcgccctaagtTTTGAACCCGAATGGATGaattcaaagtttttttttttttttaaccctaCTAGTAAGTCATTAACCTGATTTGTTTACTAATGATATGAGTAACTCTAATGTTATACGAATATTATTAACTCTTTTTATTCATGGTTGAATACTACTTCTGACAAGTTTATGtattgttctttatctttgaagTAAATCATATGACACTTAGATTTCGTCATGTTATCtagaatatatattaaaatttataatacattttgCTGTCAAAACCCTTTAATTATAGTATCATACATGATTGTAAACAGGGTTAACGGAAATGGATCTTTGTTTGTTCATACTATAGTTTAATAACTATTCACAATAAAGTTTGTTCAAGTTTCTTATGTACAAACAAGTTCTATGAGTTTTGAAACTCTAAAGTAAGATTATGTATGACTATAATCATATTCTTCAAGCCAAAGCTCATAAACAAGTaacttgaattttattttttctaatagtCCGTCGTTATTCGACATTAGGAGACACCGCACCATAAAATGGTGAAGCCCTACACggactttaaaataaaagaagtaGACCATTCTGTTACAGGTGATTCAGAGTTAAAAAAGCAAGATGTGTCATCTCGGAGAGCCGAACCCATAAACTGGGGTAAAACCGGGGATAAGTTCATTATCAAAAACAACTTTTATTACCTAAATGGCTAAATGAGTATATAAATCGAGATCgaacaaaattaaaatgtttGAGATTGAACACATGTATTAGATGTTATTTAAGCTCAAATTGAGCCCAAGCGAAATAGTTAATAAACGAGCCCAAAGTTTATGCTACTCGGTTCATCCCGACTTGTTTATAGTCGAAACGAGATATGTTATTCGGGCGTTGTCTcgggagacattatatttattgtgttccgtactatgtaaaaattattacatactTTTAGAAACAGTATATAgctcaaaacctgagttgatattaattttttaatgattAAGCAATTATAAAACCTTTGAaaggcatattgggaagtctGGTGGAGTATGGGGGTTTCCTCTAGCATTAGCTAGTTTCTCAAGAACGGTAGTGGGACTCCCACCGCCTGTCATGCCCTCAGATTgtctgtgctggtgacgtggtcgatctctaccggacgatgaagacGCATGTCGTTGAGTCCAATCACtactgttgttcaaaaaaaaatcgacaataacagattaatatattatataaattctaaaagataataagtatgaaagtagaatattttaaaaaaaaagtttttacaaaatattaatacaaacataattaaagctaatttctcaaatcattgaaaatagaaagtgaaacaaaaataatccataataataaaacatcaaccgaaataacattgaaactaataagtattgcaaacaaatgTTTCGGAGATagttaggtgtatatattcaaaacatacaccttactgttatgtgtatatatactatgtaatagttcacttgtaataagatgagataatcttaaaaatgttacaaacttaaaaaataataatatgcaattaaaattaatgatctttgtaaacaaattggaatcaatttaaaagatcaaaacataatttgtcaagcccaaaattaagaatataagattggtccaaaagaaaataaagatggGTCATTAAGTAAATGAAAATGgacccaaaaaaataaaatggctCGTTACTATTATTTGCACGCATTTCTgtacctttgtttttaatatatatattaattccGAGACAGGGAAAATGACTTGTGCACTTGGCTACATTTAACCTGTTTAGTATTTTAACTTGAACATGTGCAAATATAAGCAAGACAGTTATATGTATCATTTTCATTAGTTAAATTCAAATTCATATAGATTTGTCAACATATGGTATTCTACACCTATGAACATTCATGGCCATATGAAGCGACATTAACCAATTTAATAAACCAAATACAAACAATATGTGAACGCATTATCATTTGcaagatataatatatacatcaaaAAACAAAGTAGACAAAAAAATCTAACATGCATTGAGACGACTGTGATGAAGCCAAGAAAGTAGTTCTTGTGTTGAAGGCCTTAACTTGGGAGACTCGTTTAAACAAACACAAGCAATCTCAAGAACCCACAACATTTCCTTGGCgttttctttgttgaaaatcAATAGATCAAATACCTCGTTCTCTCGTTTCTCCTTCTTCATTTGCATCACCCACGATATCAAATCCCGACTACCCTTTGGTTTACACATATCCATTGGTCTCTTGCCGGTTAAAAGTTCCAACAAAACAACCCCAAAACTATAGATGTCGCCCTTGTATGATGCAACTGAAGCTTGACCATACTCTGGAGGTATGTACCCTAATGTCCCAACTAAATCAGTTGTTACATGAGTATCATAAGTTGGTATTATTCTTGCAAGACCAAAATCAGCTAAATGAGCTTCAAAATTTTCATCTAGAAGAATATTACTCGACTTTATGTCCCTATGAAGGATATGAGGATCACAGGATTGATGCAAGTAAGCTAGACCTTTAATGGCACCCTGCCCGATTCTCAGCCGTGTGTCCCAAGTGAGTTTTGAAGGTCCATCAGGTTTTTCATGTAACCAATAGTCAAGACTACCATTTTCCATAAACGAATATATCAAAAAGCGGTCACTTTTGTGTTGACAATAGCCTTGAAGGAGCACTAGATTTGGATGTTGGGCTCTCGAGAGGGTTTCAACTTCAGCTTGGAACTCACGGTCTACTTGACCTGTATCTCCTGTCAGCCGTTTGATGGCTACTTTTTGACCATCGGGCAATGTGGCTTTGAAAACAAGCCCGAACCCTCCACACCCAATGATGTTTGCTTGATCAAAACTGTTTGTTGATTTCAAAAGATCATTAAGGGAAAGCTCTTCTTTCTTTTGGAAAAAGATAACTAATCTTGGTTCGTATTCTTCCTTGTTGCTTTCATAACCATCTTCTTTCTCGGGATCAACTACTTGTTTGCTGGTTGCACGAAGTATAATCACAAACAAGAATGCAAGAATGAAAAACGTTCCAAATCCAATCCCGACAGCCATACCTGCGATTGCACCTTTACTTTTCTTTGTTCTACGGGTTGAAGATGGATTCAAAATGCTATCACCACAAGAAGTAACTTCACACAATTCTTTGTTTCCATCAAAGCTCGAATTTGGAAACGTTGCAAACTGACCTCCAATCGGTATAAACCCTCTCAGATCATTATAAGCCACACTAAACTTCGACAAAAAACTTAACTTAACCAACGAAGAAGGAATTGTTCCAGTCAAATTGTTATACGACAGATCAAGAGTCTCTATACTCGTCATTCCTGACAACTCACTCGGAATTTCACCTGATAAATTGTTGTGTTTCAGATCCAAGATATGTAACTTTTTCAAATTTCCAAATTCCGGCCAAATTGAGCCATTAAGAAAGTTGTGGCTGAGATCAAGCTGCGGCGGAAAGCTCATAATCTGGTTGTACTGCAATACTGACCCTCGGTCACTCATATTGGGTCTcttaaaaaatggaaaatccGGTGAACCTTCTTCTGATGTCATGTTTCGGAAACTTAAACTCTGTAACTTAGTAAGATCCTTCGGGATTTCTCCCGATAAAGAGTTGTTCGACAAATCTAGGTAAAAGAGAGACCCAAAATTGCCCAAATATGACGGAATTGTTCCTGTTAATTGGTTCCAGGATAAGTCCAACAACTGTAATTGTGTTGAACTTTTTAGCCATGGAGGGAAAGTGCCTGTGAGTCCGCAATTCGCGATCACAAGAGCTTTGAGTGCTTTGAAATGAAGAGTATTATCAACAGGAAGTTGTTCACCACGAAAGTTCATGGTCAGAACCAAAACCCTCAAATTCGGGCAGTGTTGAAGGATCGTAAGAGTGGTTTCAAGGTTAGTAAAGCTGCAGTTCGAGAGGGAAAGGAATGATAACGACTGAAAATTTCTGAAACTTCGAGGGATTTCGCCTACAAAATTGTTCCTAGCAAGATTTAAAGCTTTTAACTTttggcatgaagaaagatcaCCAGGAATGGAACCCGAAAAGTTATTTGTACCCAGATCAAGAGATGTAAGATTCATCATCAGCGAACAGTTAAACTTAACAGAACCATTTATAGAATTGTttttaagattaatcaaagaaatgGCAGGTGAACTCAACAATGATGAGGGTATCTCACCAGAGAAACGATTCGATTGAGCTGAGAAATGAGTCAGTCTTGGAAACTTATGAAAGAAATCAGGTAAATTCCCTGATAACCGATTAGATGATACATCTAAACGGTTAATCCGGCTAGAGAAATTGCCTATTCCGGTGATGGAAGTGAACAAGTTATCTTGAACATCCAATTGCCCTAATCTTGGTAAATGGAACAAGAATTCGGGAATGGAACCCGAAAGAAAATTAGAAGCTACACATATATGTTCCAAGAATGCACATTTTGTCAACTCAAAAGGAATATTTCCCTTAATCAAATTAACAGCAAGCTTAATAACACGAATTCGAGTAGAATTAACACAGATACCAGCAGGAATAGAACCATGAATTTTATTACCAGAAAAGTCTAGAACTTGAAGTGCAGGCAGGTTTATGCTAACAGGGAAAACACCATTAAAATCATTACTACTTAAATCAAGCACTTCTAATTGGGATAACTTAAATAACGAAACTGGAACCGGGCCATTAAGGAAATTATGAGAAAGATTAAGCACTTTAAGCTGATCTAAACTTGAAACTAAATCAGATAATTCACCAGTTAATCTCTTTTTAGGAAGTTCTAAACTAACAATCCTACCAGAAATATTATCACACTTAACACCTATCAAATTACAGCAATTAAAAGATGACAATGAGCTCAAATTTGTACTAAAATTTGAACTCAACCATCCATCAATTGGGAAATCCAATCCATTCATGAAACCAACCAATCCTTTCAAATCATTAGAATTACATGTCAAATTTTGTGAAATCACAAGAACTTGAAAACACCAAATAAAAACCACAAAAGCCCAAAACTTGAATTCAAAAACCATCTCACTAAACATGAAATTGAATAAAGATATGAACTTTAAGGCTTACAGAAAAAGCCCATTTGGAGAAACAAGATTTCTTGATGTGGGTATGTCTGAATCAATGTATTTGTGAAATTTCAacatgaaaattgaaaatgaagCAAGAAAAGCAATAAAGATGTGAAAGACCAATATGGTAAAACAAGAATTTTTTATGCGGGTAACTTTGATTCAAGTGCTTTTTGACTGAAAGTTGATAAATTCTTGGAGAAGAATTGAAGATAGAAAAAAGTTGTAAAAGGGGTTCAAGAAACACAGAATGCTTGTTTGGTCTATAAATGGAGGTTGGCTAATTTTCTTGGGATTGTGTGAAGTTTTTAGATAaactttttctcttttgtttctatttattatagagagagaaaaatagtCAAAGATTTGTGAGAGTGGACATTTAATTTTGGTGAACTTTTTCTCTTAAGAAGCCGTTTGTGATTGAAACAGGCAAATTTGTTGGAATCATGTGGGATGACaatagtgttttttttcttttttttttaacgttggAGATAATTTGCTCACAACAGGGATTTAGCTTACGTAATTTTAATCGAGTATGTGTTAGAGAGTCCCATCACCCTCAATActtagtaggaggagaaacatCCAACTAAACCTCCTGAATGCACGACATTCAATTAGGATAAAACTATGCCCTCTCTAcaagactcaaacctgcttcacaaAAAGACTTTATTTGTGATATACCTTAAAATGGCATTCTCATGtttcgaactcgagacctccaaCATGAAAAGTCGGTGCTCAACCTGTCAACCATTGAGTTACAAGGGTAAGTACGGATGACAATATTTGACTCACATATATATGAATCatgaaagttataattttttttttttttcataatttgacttttctttttattatttctaatatatataacttaaatttaGAAATCATTTTACGTAGTACGATTCAAACCTGTATCTAAACTAAgattttgatatgatatatatatatttttttaaaggtgaatttcgctgaaaaatttgtgtcacgattcgacagcgaaaagtctagcatacgttgttttaaccgggtccgtgctagagagctccctcgaagtagaaatgcctattttaaATAGCCGATAGGAGTAAaaccccctattaatccacttgaaggcacgacgattaataggggtaaatccTGCCCCTCAgattttgatatgatatttgTTTACGGATTTTGAAACCTTTTGGTATCAATTATAAAACAGACGTTGGTAATAATGAaaacacaatataattaaatgaaGTTATGAAGGCTTGGAGATCACGTGCttgtgaaaaaattaaattgatttattatttgtttaaggaaaatgctaaataaagccTTTAAGGATTCActtaatgtgtataaaaatattatatattttcatattaaaaattaccccttaattttttagtaaataagTGTATAACTATTTTATTCAATTCATTAGctgtttaattaaaaatatttgttgaCTTTGACGATTACTCTACTAGATTTCGTTTACTAATACTGGCAAGTTTTAAATATGTACAATATTCTGTATTTATATTCGAATCAATTTAAAGTATCTACTTTGTGGTCAAAATAACATTGGGTTCACACCAAAATTTTCGATTATTGGAAATATATACTTGATATTGAATCTTTTTGAATTGGAGGCGTGTCATAGACGGGTCGACATAGTAATAAGATTAATACATTTGACAAACGGGTTGTCATAAGATCGCATTTCAAGGttgcttatttttatttttaatcttttataaagAAACTTTGATTAagactttattttattttttttttccaaaatgttctttttaacatatttatggTTATCAAAATGCTTCTCCACTCACTACAACGCTATTcaatgtatgtataaatattatattggtttgttttttgctttattatattagtatactatttttgttatcaatTTGTAATtgattctaatttaattaacattgataTTTCTAAATGGTTTTAAAACAATCAACAAAATCTCATAAACTATATTTTTGACACACTCTATAACTAATATATTCATCCaataaattagttataaaattttGCCACAGTGTGCGGATACTATGCTCATAATTATCAAGaatacattaaatatttttgaggTAATTTGGTTTGTACAATTTAACGTTTCTAATACTTATCCTTTGCATACTCATGtgtacttttaaaataactagaTTTATGGCCGCGCAATACGGCGGCAGTGGGGTAGTGATGACAGAGGTGGTGATGGTGACGGTGATAGGGGCGAcggtggtggtgaatgtaaaagtaattgatattgaAGGTGGTATTGTACTTATTTTGAAGTGCTGGGGAATCtatattataagttattttaataagggtattatagatacattagatgaagatgtttaaattaacgaataaaagaaaagagtatttttggtttttcaaaggtagaaagtttaagagaaaaaaaagatggtttattttattagatagtatagttttttatatatatttatatagaagaTTCATCACCCATCATACATAAGCCGCCAACTGTCCTTCACTTGCTAGCGCAGTGGCAGGACACCCTAAAGTTGGAGTGAGGGTTACAAGTTCGAATTTCATCTCGAGCGTTGTGGCTGGCCAGGTTTTGTTGACAGAACGAGTTAAATTTACCGGGTGGGAGGGGCGGGAAGGGGGGGGATCGGGTAGGCTCATGGTATTCAATTCGAATACTCGTGGTCTGCCCATTCActgtttaaaaataataaaaaaaaaacataagccACCAACTATCCCATTATAAATTTATCTATCATCCTAGCCAACCACCATATAAATTACTTCATGTTATGATTGTCTTTTTTAATTTCTGATAAGATTTTATACCattcaaaaaaatatcaaaatatttaaatcacAACCAGTTCATATAAATTAACCAACCATCATTTCATAAGACTGCACATCGAGATAGGTACATATTTGGTCcgataaaatatgaaatttacaagaacaAAGATGATTAATTATAAAATGGCAATGGTCCAAAATCTTTGATAGTGGTACAAATTGAAGTGGCACAAAGGGAGAGAGCCAAGCCATCAACATTAACATGTTTGTGGGACTTTATATCGGTGCATTACGTCTGAAGTGGGAATTGAGTTGACTTTTCTTGTATCATAAAGTGAAGGGGTGGATACATCATAAGTACACTaacactatttatttatttatattaccGGATAACTTATttaatgatatgaaaattttatttgatttatatttgaAGAATTGAAGAAATTAAATAAGATTGTTTCACAAATGATAGATTAAATCGTTTGATccatctttttataaaaagctattatttgctatatatatgtattctaCGTTCTAACATTAAAACTTAATTGATATAAAGAAGCTAATAAACCAACTCCACTTGGGTGGTGGGTTGGCcagggtatcttctaaatccactatgtgggcaTCGGGGTGAGTTTTTTccaaggtctcaggttcgagtcttgggtttctcatctcaaggtattatTCATGAGcaggggttggaggtccagcgatttattgattaaaattgtctgcagcacgtctgaatcgaaactaactttacaaatatatatatatatatatatatatatatatataaagaagctAATGAGAAGTTAGAAGCATAACTAAAACGATAAATAAagtacataaaattaaaaactaaaactgcACTATCTTGACTATTCTAAATTGTGGTTACATAATTTATGAATCGTTTAGAGAAAGTTAATTACCTTGATTTTTTTGAGGCACAAATCTGAAAAAAAGGAAGCTCATTAGAGAACACATGTCATTCCTTACTTGTCATATTAACAACTAGAAGCAGGGATAACCAAATTAATAAATTTCTTTTACCAGGGGCGAAGTGAGGGTACGTCTTTATGGAGCTCGAAAAAGTTCATGAGAGTTTTGCTTCTAAGGAGATTACACTAGGAAATTATGAATGACTGAGTCCGGAAAAAAGTTAACAGATTCATTACacattattagttatatatgttaagttGTTTCATATCAAAGATTATATCGTAGGTGGACTCtagatattttatattaagaaattttctttttgaacggcaaaatGAAAACTTTATTAATTGATAGACCAAACTAGCAAGTTGCTAGCGGCCAATATTCAAATTACAATCTAGAGCTTTACAAAAACTACAAACTAGATATTGTATATTAAGATtctacttttatattatttggtCTACTTGTGATTTGCTAGTCCCCCCTCccccaaagaaaaaaaaaattgggatGACAATAAGATGATAAAGGAgaaaatgtttatatatgtcatttaagagtgagtacggttcggtttgatttggtttttgactaaaactgaAACCaaaccgttataattcggtttttgaaaattaaaaccattgggtttcggttttttcggttttggtctatttcggttcggttttagtCTGTTTTTAACCATttgtggtttgggtcaaattgagcttcaaaagtttataagtttataccctataattacaccttaattaatttcaacaagttttcaaaacaatattagtaacaacaacacaacaataatgataacaaattcataaaagtgagttgtacaaacttcaaacaaattttatatataactatttatatcttttacgcgttgtttaattatacaattattaaaacaaattaattttgttgtgtattttcacttaaaacatataaatgatattattatatacacctaaaaatgcaaatataataacatatttatcaaaaattaatataaaataaagtaaaaatatatttttttggttcggttcggtttttatggttcggtttttcattagaaaccaaaaccgaaccacagctttcggtttttagaaaaccaaaaccaatggtttttggtttttacggttttcggttttacggttcggtttttttggtttttatggttttttcggttcggtttttgctcacccctaaattgtcattattaaacttcaaaatattatatatgcccagttaaattttgtaatataaaaaatgtcattattaaacttaaaatatatcaaaaatatgcaAATAGTTAAATATGATTTATagttttaaaagattttaatattttatattgattaaatttaattatttgggcatttttgatatatatattaacattaacaatgacattttttatatttaaaaatttaggtggatatatatatatatatgatattttaaaattaaacagtGACATATATCGGTATATGATCTCTCTTTTCTCATTTACATATTCTATATGGTACTTAAAAGGAGTGTAACATTTTAGGCTAATGAGTGCTCAATACGGCATAAGAGAGCAAATAAAAAGTACAACTTGATAAAATGTTGACTTTTATCTTTCAAATTAGATGGCCAATGGTAGAATAGTTACGGTAACTTGGATAAAAAATTGAATTGAGATTCcttaaagttgttttcaactttattagtaaagttgAAAGCATCTTAacctttggattgaaatcaaaggtcaagattcaaaattcatttttgaatcttaacctttaattttaaattaatggtTAGGATCATCTattttaccaataaagttgtaATTAACTTTAGGAAATCCCAATCTTAAAAAATTAACCGAATACATGTAACTAGttgatatatattacattaGTTTTTGCTAATATAATGAGCAACCATATCGAATTGAAAGGGTCTAATTATGATAGTGAGACATGCACATAACAATGTAAGTTAGTGGCATGTTTATTAGCCTTTAATTATGGGTCACTAACACACCCAATATCCATATCTAATATTTCACAACAGAGTGATAATAATAAAACCACTACAATCTTTTTCCATCAACATGATATTGTCATGCATGGACACTAACACATTATTATCTAACTAACATATTTAATGGTCAAAAACCTTGATTATGGTATTCCAATTTGTAACCAATTACCCCTACTTTTTGTGAAAAGACAATTATGtgcatttttcaatattttgaGCATTAGATCAATGGTTAAAAGACCATCCCCACATATAAGGTCTTGTGTTTAAGCCTTGGGGAGGATATAAgaaagtccctttatgaggacTTGGCTTGGGTTTACCCTGGTTCAAGTCTGAAGGGCAGGGTTTactcctattaatcgtcgtgccttcgggcggattagtagggagTTTTTCcctcatcgggtatttgaaataggcatacttcgagtgagctctctagcgTGGATCCGATTAAGaaaacgtatgctagacctctcgttgtcgaatcgcgacacggagttttcagcgaaattcacccAAAAAAAGTGCATTTTGCAATGTTTTCGTAAAGATTTTGAAGAATGAAAGTTCGAATTACAATTACAAATCtgttaaaataaagaaaattctATAAAAAGCAACTTTTTTACCTAGAATTCTTTAAAAATGGTACTAGTTtagattttgtttattaaaagatttttctttctttgcttTCATTCCCGATCTTCCTATAATTACTTTGACTgctatatacatacaaattggGATGTTATATTTCTAAAGATCAAAGTATTTGTCTACTAATCGAATTGATAGTCTAATTACCATGAAAAATTAATCTAAATACATGTTGATCATATCCCTTTAAACATTACtactagttaaaaaaaataaccattGTCTTAAACCTCAATGGCCAGATGTATCTTCTAGATCCACTATATGGTACTCAAGGTGAGTTTATCTAAGGTATTGAGTTCGAGCCTTGGGGTTTTCACCTCAAAGGTATTTTCCATAGAAAGGGGGTTGAAGACTTGGAGGTTCAAAAAATAtgtggttaaaattgtctccaacaaGTTTGAAccgggaaaaaaaattaaaaacttttaaatttagtAAATAGATCGAGATGATGTTGCCCAcctaataattaaaagttaaaacaatatatagaCCATGATTACCAAGTAGAACCCCAAACCCACTATCTGTAAACAAAATTTAGTATACTCAAACCTcatgataatatatatgtgGTCTATATGAGTTTTGGTCGATCTTCAACGTTCGTATAGAACGCATCCTTCAAAAAAGTACTCGTACATTTTTGATATATGGTTTTGTTTGAAGGTtctgtatatttatttatttatttacgagaacaagtacccgcgcgttgcggggATGAGATGGTAgggttgataggtcatagagtgtgat
The sequence above is drawn from the Erigeron canadensis isolate Cc75 chromosome 4, C_canadensis_v1, whole genome shotgun sequence genome and encodes:
- the LOC122594877 gene encoding phytosulfokine receptor 1-like; the encoded protein is MVFEFKFWAFVVFIWCFQVLVISQNLTCNSNDLKGLVGFMNGLDFPIDGWLSSNFSTNLSSLSSFNCCNLIGVKCDNISGRIVSLELPKKRLTGELSDLVSSLDQLKVLNLSHNFLNGPVPVSLFKLSQLEVLDLSSNDFNGVFPVSINLPALQVLDFSGNKIHGSIPAGICVNSTRIRVIKLAVNLIKGNIPFELTKCAFLEHICVASNFLSGSIPEFLFHLPRLGQLDVQDNLFTSITGIGNFSSRINRLDVSSNRLSGNLPDFFHKFPRLTHFSAQSNRFSGEIPSSLLSSPAISLINLKNNSINGSVKFNCSLMMNLTSLDLGTNNFSGSIPGDLSSCQKLKALNLARNNFVGEIPRSFRNFQSLSFLSLSNCSFTNLETTLTILQHCPNLRVLVLTMNFRGEQLPVDNTLHFKALKALVIANCGLTGTFPPWLKSSTQLQLLDLSWNQLTGTIPSYLGNFGSLFYLDLSNNSLSGEIPKDLTKLQSLSFRNMTSEEGSPDFPFFKRPNMSDRGSVLQYNQIMSFPPQLDLSHNFLNGSIWPEFGNLKKLHILDLKHNNLSGEIPSELSGMTSIETLDLSYNNLTGTIPSSLVKLSFLSKFSVAYNDLRGFIPIGGQFATFPNSSFDGNKELCEVTSCGDSILNPSSTRRTKKSKGAIAGMAVGIGFGTFFILAFLFVIILRATSKQVVDPEKEDGYESNKEEYEPRLVIFFQKKEELSLNDLLKSTNSFDQANIIGCGGFGLVFKATLPDGQKVAIKRLTGDTGQVDREFQAEVETLSRAQHPNLVLLQGYCQHKSDRFLIYSFMENGSLDYWLHEKPDGPSKLTWDTRLRIGQGAIKGLAYLHQSCDPHILHRDIKSSNILLDENFEAHLADFGLARIIPTYDTHVTTDLVGTLGYIPPEYGQASVASYKGDIYSFGVVLLELLTGKRPMDMCKPKGSRDLISWVMQMKKEKRENEVFDLLIFNKENAKEMLWVLEIACVCLNESPKLRPSTQELLSWLHHSRLNAC